From a single Sphingosinicellaceae bacterium genomic region:
- a CDS encoding RidA family protein, producing the protein MAIERINPPELYDSVAYGFSHATLQDGGKTLHLAGQVAWDKDYTLVGPGDLAAQTRQALANLRAVLAAAGATPADVIRIRTYIVGHTPDKLGVIGAELGAFYDGATPAPNTMIGVATLALPDFLIEIEATATVA; encoded by the coding sequence ATGGCCATCGAACGGATCAATCCGCCCGAACTGTACGACAGCGTCGCCTACGGGTTCTCGCACGCGACGCTGCAGGACGGCGGCAAGACGCTGCATCTTGCCGGGCAGGTGGCGTGGGACAAAGACTACACCCTCGTCGGTCCCGGCGACCTCGCAGCGCAGACCCGGCAGGCACTCGCCAACTTGCGTGCCGTACTTGCGGCAGCGGGCGCGACGCCGGCGGACGTTATCCGCATCCGAACCTATATCGTCGGTCATACGCCCGACAAGCTCGGCGTCATCGGTGCCGAACTGGGCGCGTTCTACGATGGCGCAACACCGGCCCCGAACACCATGATCGGGGTCGCTACGCTGGCGTTGCCCGACTTCCTGATCGAGATCGAGGCGACCGCGACGGTCGCCTAA
- a CDS encoding VOC family protein, whose amino-acid sequence MTSRPQFLAADHVSFTVPDLDAAVAFYSDVFGAQELFRVGPIDAAEIPAGADGRDWTEAHVGVAGARLTLAMLKLTSNLNLQLVTYDKPDDRNTHVPRNCDRGGHHLGLRVDDVDVAARYLAEKGCTVLETILIDSGPLAGKKNLYVRDPFGHQLEIVD is encoded by the coding sequence ATGACCTCCCGCCCGCAGTTCCTCGCCGCCGACCATGTCTCGTTCACCGTCCCCGATCTCGACGCCGCGGTCGCCTTCTACAGCGACGTGTTCGGGGCGCAGGAGTTGTTCCGCGTCGGTCCGATCGATGCCGCCGAAATCCCCGCCGGAGCCGACGGCCGCGACTGGACCGAGGCGCATGTCGGAGTTGCCGGGGCGCGGCTGACGCTGGCCATGCTCAAGCTGACCAGCAACCTGAACCTCCAGCTTGTCACCTACGACAAGCCCGACGACCGCAACACGCATGTGCCGCGCAACTGCGACCGGGGCGGTCACCACCTTGGCCTGCGGGTCGACGACGTCGACGTCGCCGCGCGCTACTTGGCGGAAAAGGGCTGCACCGTCCTCGAGACGATCCTGATCGACAGCGGGCCGCTGGCCGGCAAGAAAAACCTCTATGTCCGCGACCCGTTCGGGCACCAGCTCGAAATCGTCGACTGA
- a CDS encoding sodium:solute symporter family protein, translated as MILALTLAIVVATIVGAMAYGRRAARAKNVEDWALGSRRMGTLIFWFLNAGEIYTTFAVLGISGFAWAYGAPAYLAFCSVSLAAAIGYWLMPEIWAAGRRRGLITQADFFADHYRANWLGIIVAVAGIAALVVYVQIQITALSLILRLTLGSEVSGTTAAILAAVAMLAFVFLAGLRSAAFAAGVKDILMLALVAGLCATVASHVGATSMLDVFRLVQERHPGVGSLPGLQPAAGLGTTWLMTSALNVALGTWIFPHMFQLCFSAADASTIRRNAIFQPLYSLSYLFIILLGFAALLAGTIPPDGNLNAALLQFVADRYPPWVIGMLAGTACLLALVPGSVLLLTMGSIFSRNVIQPLLPRLSPRGGLTVARVSMIGFAAVAVWLTIGGTRSLVEIGLSAYASIGMLAPGVFLAFTWTRASAVGVFAGMVAGYVTLLVPAVTALAGTLLPGWEPGLVAMLLNAAVAVVVSALLRPAVALAATTSTAA; from the coding sequence TTGATCCTCGCACTGACGCTGGCGATCGTCGTAGCGACTATCGTCGGTGCGATGGCCTATGGCCGCCGCGCTGCACGCGCGAAGAACGTCGAGGACTGGGCGCTCGGCAGCCGCCGCATGGGAACGCTGATCTTCTGGTTTTTGAACGCCGGCGAAATCTACACGACCTTCGCCGTGCTGGGTATATCCGGCTTTGCCTGGGCGTACGGCGCACCGGCGTATTTGGCGTTCTGCTCGGTCTCGCTGGCAGCGGCGATCGGCTATTGGCTGATGCCGGAAATCTGGGCCGCGGGGCGCCGGCGCGGCCTGATCACCCAAGCCGATTTCTTCGCCGACCACTACCGCGCCAACTGGCTCGGTATCATCGTCGCGGTCGCCGGCATCGCCGCGCTGGTGGTCTACGTCCAGATTCAGATCACCGCGCTCAGCCTGATCCTGCGGCTGACACTTGGCAGCGAGGTCTCAGGCACCACAGCGGCTATCCTCGCTGCCGTCGCGATGCTCGCCTTCGTTTTCCTGGCGGGCTTGCGCTCGGCCGCTTTCGCCGCCGGGGTCAAGGATATCCTGATGCTGGCGCTGGTCGCCGGGCTGTGTGCGACCGTCGCCTCGCATGTCGGCGCGACCTCGATGCTTGACGTGTTCCGTCTGGTGCAGGAGCGGCATCCCGGCGTCGGCAGCCTGCCCGGGCTGCAACCCGCGGCGGGGCTGGGCACGACCTGGCTGATGACCTCGGCGCTCAACGTCGCGCTGGGCACCTGGATCTTCCCGCACATGTTCCAGCTGTGCTTCTCTGCCGCCGACGCCTCGACGATCCGGCGTAACGCGATCTTCCAGCCGCTGTATTCGCTATCTTACCTGTTCATCATCCTGCTCGGGTTCGCGGCGTTGCTGGCCGGCACCATCCCGCCCGACGGCAACCTCAATGCCGCGCTGCTGCAGTTCGTCGCCGACCGCTATCCGCCGTGGGTGATCGGGATGCTGGCGGGCACCGCCTGCCTGCTGGCGCTGGTGCCGGGGTCGGTGCTGCTGCTGACCATGGGCTCGATCTTCTCGCGCAACGTCATCCAACCGCTGCTGCCGCGGCTGTCGCCGCGCGGCGGGTTGACAGTGGCGCGGGTGTCGATGATCGGCTTTGCCGCGGTCGCGGTGTGGCTGACCATCGGCGGCACGCGCTCGCTGGTCGAGATCGGGCTGTCGGCTTACGCCTCGATCGGCATGCTTGCACCGGGTGTGTTCCTGGCGTTCACCTGGACCCGGGCCAGCGCCGTCGGCGTGTTCGCGGGCATGGTCGCGGGCTATGTGACACTACTGGTCCCGGCCGTGACGGCGCTGGCCGGCACGTTGCTGCCGGGCTGGGAGCCCGGGCTGGTCGCAATGCTGCTCAACGCGGCGGTCGCGGTCGTCGTCAGCGCCTTGCTCCGCCCCGCCGTTGCGCTGGCGGCAACGACATCGACGGCGGCCTGA
- a CDS encoding DUF3311 domain-containing protein, whose translation MASDRPRQRRWHLALLVLPFVWQVALAPWANGIEARPFALPFAMAWQMGGVVFASLVITIVYLIDRRREARNGTP comes from the coding sequence ATGGCAAGCGATCGACCACGACAACGCCGCTGGCACCTGGCGCTGCTGGTGCTGCCGTTCGTCTGGCAGGTTGCGCTCGCTCCGTGGGCCAACGGGATCGAAGCCCGGCCCTTTGCCCTACCCTTCGCAATGGCGTGGCAGATGGGGGGCGTGGTCTTCGCGAGCCTCGTCATCACAATCGTCTACCTGATCGACCGTCGCCGCGAAGCCCGGAACGGCACGCCTTGA
- a CDS encoding MarR family winged helix-turn-helix transcriptional regulator has product MACDNRKLGDPGSPGFKVDRYPFYLLNRAVSRYNIVIEARLRTIGLDIPNWRVLMVLGERMPRSVGELADAAVINLSTMLRIVQRMEKAGLVSSEVKPDDARVRQVFLAAAGSDLLAAAREITAPVYAGVITGFSASDFDRLIGLIGRLQENLDALPGDTDK; this is encoded by the coding sequence ATCGCCTGCGACAACCGCAAGCTGGGCGATCCCGGCAGCCCGGGCTTCAAGGTCGACCGCTATCCGTTCTACCTGCTCAACCGCGCCGTCAGCCGGTACAACATCGTCATCGAGGCGCGGCTGCGGACAATCGGACTCGATATCCCGAACTGGCGCGTGCTGATGGTGCTGGGCGAGCGCATGCCACGCAGCGTCGGCGAGCTGGCGGACGCGGCGGTGATCAACCTGTCGACGATGCTGAGGATCGTCCAGCGGATGGAGAAGGCCGGGCTGGTGTCGTCGGAGGTCAAGCCCGACGACGCGCGGGTCCGCCAGGTCTTCCTGGCCGCCGCCGGAAGCGATCTGCTGGCCGCGGCGCGCGAGATCACGGCACCGGTTTACGCTGGGGTTATCACCGGATTTTCCGCGAGCGATTTCGACCGGCTGATAGGACTGATTGGGCGCCTGCAGGAAAATCTCGATGCACTGCCAGGCGATACCGATAAATAG
- a CDS encoding cyclase family protein, which produces MSAELLHNFAQAVASGTIRAVDLTQILSEDTPVLVLPDEFGQCAAFSREEISRYDERGVAWYWNNFTVSEHTGTHFDAPVHWITGRDRADNSVDSVPARDFVAPAVVIDCSKEAAANPDFLLTVPFIEAWEQVHGRIPPRSWVLMRTDWSKRSPEDYVNRREDGAHTPGPDPDAVRMLVHDRDAHGFGVETIGTDAGQAHLLTPAYPAHTFFHEAGRYGLQCLENLDQLPPTGAVIVAAPLKIKGGSGSPLRVLALVQD; this is translated from the coding sequence ATGTCAGCTGAACTGCTCCACAATTTCGCGCAGGCCGTCGCCAGCGGCACGATCCGCGCCGTTGACCTGACCCAGATCCTGTCGGAGGACACCCCCGTCCTCGTCCTGCCCGACGAGTTCGGCCAGTGCGCCGCCTTCAGCCGCGAGGAAATCTCGCGCTACGACGAGCGCGGCGTCGCCTGGTACTGGAACAATTTCACCGTCAGCGAGCACACCGGCACGCACTTCGACGCGCCGGTCCACTGGATCACGGGCCGCGACCGCGCCGACAACTCCGTCGACAGCGTGCCAGCACGCGATTTCGTCGCCCCGGCCGTGGTCATCGACTGCTCGAAGGAGGCCGCTGCAAACCCCGATTTCCTGCTGACCGTGCCGTTCATCGAGGCGTGGGAGCAGGTCCATGGCCGCATCCCGCCGCGCAGCTGGGTGCTGATGCGCACCGACTGGTCGAAGCGTTCGCCCGAGGATTACGTCAACCGCCGCGAGGACGGCGCGCACACCCCGGGCCCCGATCCCGATGCGGTGCGGATGCTGGTCCACGACCGCGATGCCCACGGCTTCGGGGTCGAGACGATCGGCACCGATGCCGGGCAGGCCCACCTGCTGACCCCGGCTTACCCGGCGCACACCTTCTTCCACGAGGCCGGGCGCTACGGCCTGCAGTGTCTCGAGAACCTCGACCAGTTGCCGCCGACCGGCGCAGTGATCGTCGCCGCCCCGCTCAAGATCAAGGGCGGCTCCGGCAGCCCGCTGCGCGTTCTCGCGCTGGTCCAGGACTAA
- a CDS encoding indolepyruvate ferredoxin oxidoreductase subunit alpha, protein MAERSFAREVEHLRLGAGDVFHGEGILAVTKGLLQAGVAYVGGYQGSPISHLMDVFADADGLLKELGVHFEASASEATAAAMLAASVNYPLRGAVAWKSVVGTNVASDALSNVASGGVTGGALIIVGEDYGEGSSIMQERTHAFAMKSQMWLLDPRPNLTSIVDMVEKGFELSEASSTPVMLELRVRACHVTGEFVAKDNVRPPLTVGEAASNPRRATDRIVLPPANFLHEKEKIEERWPAALRFVAEQRLNEHFGPTNGEIGVIVQGGLFNSLNRALELIGLSDAFGNAEIPVYCLNVTYPLLPDEVAAFCLGKTAVMIVEEGQPEFIEHELNTLVRRADLQTRIVGKDVLPRAGEYTGQVLVEGLTKFLRTWAPALAPDAPTPVVAEAQPLAVAEVPQRPAGFCTGCPERPIFTAMKLVERELGPSHVSADIGCHLFSILPPFDIGNTTMGYGLGAAGAAAFRPSGQSDSKRAIAIMGDGGFWHNGLTSGIGNAVFNQDDSVTLIVDNGYSAATGGQDILSSSADNPSRSTHHSIERAVRGIGGEWVRTLTRTYDVKAMRDTLREALTTKIAGPKVIIAQSECMLNKQRREKPLVAKAVKAGKRVVRERFGIDPDTCTGDHSCIRLSGCPSLTVKPNPDPLRLDPIAHVENSCVGCGLCGEVAHAAVLCPSFYRAEIVQNPTRWDLLAERIRAAVIGFFQARTDRALAARAF, encoded by the coding sequence GTGGCGGAACGTTCGTTCGCACGCGAAGTCGAGCACCTCCGGCTCGGCGCTGGCGATGTCTTCCACGGTGAAGGCATCCTCGCGGTCACCAAGGGGCTGTTGCAGGCGGGCGTCGCCTACGTCGGCGGCTACCAGGGCTCGCCGATCAGCCACCTGATGGACGTCTTCGCCGATGCGGACGGGCTGTTGAAGGAGCTCGGCGTCCACTTCGAGGCCAGCGCCAGCGAGGCGACGGCGGCGGCCATGCTCGCGGCGTCGGTCAACTACCCGCTGCGCGGCGCGGTCGCGTGGAAGTCCGTCGTCGGCACCAACGTCGCCTCCGATGCGCTGTCGAACGTCGCGTCGGGTGGGGTAACCGGCGGCGCGCTGATCATCGTCGGCGAGGACTACGGCGAAGGCTCGTCGATCATGCAGGAGAGGACGCACGCTTTCGCCATGAAGTCGCAGATGTGGCTGCTCGACCCGCGTCCCAACCTGACCAGCATCGTCGACATGGTCGAGAAGGGCTTCGAGCTGTCGGAGGCGTCGAGCACCCCGGTCATGCTCGAGCTCCGCGTCCGCGCCTGCCACGTCACCGGCGAGTTCGTCGCCAAGGACAATGTCCGCCCGCCGCTCACCGTCGGCGAGGCCGCCTCCAACCCGCGCCGCGCCACCGACCGCATCGTGCTGCCACCCGCCAACTTCCTCCACGAGAAGGAAAAGATCGAGGAGCGCTGGCCCGCCGCGCTGCGCTTCGTCGCCGAGCAGCGCCTCAACGAGCACTTCGGTCCGACCAACGGCGAGATCGGCGTCATCGTCCAGGGCGGCCTGTTCAACAGCCTCAACCGCGCGCTCGAGCTGATCGGCCTGTCGGACGCCTTCGGCAACGCCGAGATCCCGGTCTATTGCCTTAACGTCACCTACCCCCTGCTCCCCGACGAGGTCGCCGCCTTCTGCCTCGGCAAGACCGCGGTGATGATCGTCGAGGAAGGCCAGCCCGAGTTCATCGAACACGAGCTCAATACGCTGGTCCGCCGCGCCGACCTGCAGACCCGCATCGTCGGCAAAGACGTGCTGCCGCGCGCCGGCGAATATACCGGGCAAGTTCTCGTCGAGGGGTTGACCAAGTTCCTGCGTACCTGGGCGCCCGCGCTCGCTCCTGACGCACCCACGCCGGTGGTGGCCGAGGCCCAGCCGCTCGCCGTCGCCGAGGTGCCGCAGCGTCCCGCCGGCTTCTGCACCGGCTGCCCGGAGCGCCCGATCTTCACGGCGATGAAACTGGTCGAGCGCGAACTCGGGCCGAGCCACGTCTCCGCCGACATCGGCTGCCACCTGTTCTCGATCCTGCCGCCGTTCGACATCGGCAACACCACGATGGGCTACGGCCTCGGCGCGGCTGGGGCAGCGGCGTTCCGCCCGTCGGGGCAAAGCGACTCGAAGCGCGCCATCGCGATCATGGGCGACGGCGGTTTCTGGCATAACGGCCTGACCTCCGGGATCGGCAACGCTGTGTTCAACCAGGACGATTCGGTTACGCTGATCGTCGACAACGGCTATTCGGCGGCGACCGGCGGACAGGATATCCTGTCATCGTCGGCGGATAATCCGAGCCGCAGCACGCATCACTCGATCGAGCGCGCGGTGCGCGGCATCGGCGGCGAGTGGGTGCGGACGCTGACCCGGACCTACGACGTCAAGGCGATGCGCGACACGCTGCGCGAGGCGCTGACCACCAAGATCGCGGGGCCGAAGGTCATCATCGCCCAGTCGGAGTGCATGCTCAACAAGCAGCGCCGCGAGAAGCCGCTGGTTGCGAAGGCGGTCAAGGCCGGCAAGCGCGTCGTCCGTGAGCGCTTCGGCATCGATCCCGACACCTGCACCGGCGACCACAGCTGCATCCGGCTCTCAGGTTGTCCTTCGCTGACCGTCAAGCCCAACCCCGACCCGCTCCGCCTCGACCCGATCGCGCATGTCGAGAACAGCTGCGTCGGCTGTGGCCTGTGCGGCGAGGTCGCGCACGCCGCGGTGCTGTGCCCGAGCTTCTACCGCGCCGAGATCGTCCAGAACCCGACCCGCTGGGACCTGCTTGCCGAGCGCATCCGGGCTGCGGTGATCGGCTTCTTCCAGGCGCGGACCGACCGCGCCCTCGCCGCGCGGGCGTTCTGA
- a CDS encoding indolepyruvate oxidoreductase subunit beta family protein, with amino-acid sequence MARQRRTLAILALGGQGGGVLADWILAVGDANGWRTQGTSVPGVAQRTGSTIYYIEMFPSGGHAPAPAPVLALNPVPGDVDIVIASELMEAGRAILRGFVTADRTTLIGSTHRIYAISEKTAMGNGLAKSDRVVEAAGRRARRFIGFDMDAAAASAGSVISSVMLGALAASGELPFDRASFEAAIKASGIAVPANLRGFAAGWDAALGESAMPLEVVNTLPVPTTAAGTALLARIEKELPARARPLATEGVRRLMDYQDAAYATRYLDRLKGIAAVDDGFDGHALTAEAARYLALWMSYEDTIRVADLKTRASRVERVRTEVHARDGQLLGITEFMHPRLQEVCETMPTALGHFILSRPGLVRRLEPLFSQGRHVRTTRLRWFLVLHFLAGLRRWRPKTLRFGEEQARIEAWLKLVADVASHDPAAARELVECQRLIKGYGDTFARGLRNYDTIVAAYRSGQLGGEPATAIRRLREAALADDKGDALAETSFALQLAS; translated from the coding sequence ATGGCGCGCCAACGCCGGACGCTGGCGATCCTCGCGCTGGGCGGGCAGGGCGGCGGCGTCCTCGCAGACTGGATCCTCGCGGTCGGCGATGCCAACGGCTGGCGGACGCAGGGCACCTCGGTTCCCGGCGTCGCCCAGCGCACCGGATCGACGATCTACTACATCGAGATGTTTCCCAGCGGCGGCCACGCCCCTGCGCCCGCCCCGGTCCTCGCGCTCAACCCGGTGCCGGGCGACGTCGACATCGTCATCGCGTCCGAACTGATGGAAGCTGGCCGCGCGATCCTGCGCGGCTTCGTAACTGCCGACCGCACGACGCTGATCGGCTCCACCCACCGGATCTATGCGATCTCCGAAAAGACCGCGATGGGCAACGGCCTCGCCAAGAGCGACCGCGTCGTCGAAGCCGCCGGCCGTCGCGCCAGGCGCTTCATCGGCTTCGACATGGACGCCGCCGCTGCCAGCGCCGGCAGCGTCATCAGCTCGGTGATGCTCGGCGCGCTCGCGGCCAGTGGCGAACTGCCGTTCGACCGCGCATCTTTCGAGGCGGCGATCAAGGCGAGCGGCATCGCGGTACCGGCCAACCTGCGCGGCTTCGCGGCCGGCTGGGACGCGGCACTCGGCGAGTCTGCGATGCCGCTGGAGGTGGTGAATACTCTCCCGGTGCCGACGACTGCGGCGGGCACGGCTTTGCTCGCGCGCATCGAGAAGGAGCTGCCGGCACGTGCCCGGCCGCTCGCAACCGAGGGCGTCCGCCGGCTGATGGACTATCAGGACGCCGCCTACGCGACGCGCTACCTCGACCGCCTCAAGGGCATTGCCGCAGTCGACGACGGCTTCGACGGCCACGCGCTGACCGCGGAAGCGGCGCGCTACCTCGCCCTGTGGATGAGCTATGAGGATACGATCCGCGTCGCCGACCTGAAGACCCGCGCCAGCCGCGTCGAGCGCGTCCGCACCGAGGTCCACGCCCGCGACGGACAGCTGCTCGGAATCACCGAGTTCATGCACCCGCGCCTGCAGGAGGTCTGCGAGACCATGCCCACGGCGCTCGGCCACTTCATCCTCAGCAGGCCGGGGCTGGTGCGCCGCCTGGAGCCGCTGTTCTCGCAGGGTCGCCACGTCCGCACGACCCGGCTACGCTGGTTCCTGGTGCTGCATTTTCTCGCCGGCCTGCGCCGCTGGCGTCCGAAGACCTTGCGCTTCGGAGAGGAGCAGGCGCGCATCGAGGCGTGGCTCAAGCTGGTCGCGGACGTCGCCTCGCACGACCCCGCGGCGGCGCGCGAACTGGTCGAATGCCAGCGGCTGATCAAGGGCTACGGCGACACCTTCGCGCGCGGCCTGCGCAACTACGACACGATCGTGGCGGCCTATCGCTCCGGGCAACTGGGTGGCGAGCCCGCGACCGCGATCCGTCGCCTGCGCGAGGCCGCGCTGGCCGACGACAAGGGCGACGCACTGGCCGAAACCAGCTTTGCACTGCAACTCGCGTCATAG
- a CDS encoding DUF4174 domain-containing protein yields the protein MSAAALIALAAAFAATPAPPATVSQLRWKNRVLLVTAPDAADAAAADQRRIFAAMSESSDDRDLVLVEVLGTAVRGASDGAAGLRRAYHLPVDRFTVILIGKDGGEKLRAQAPLSFATLSRTIDAMPMRRNGER from the coding sequence ATGTCCGCTGCCGCCTTGATCGCCCTCGCTGCGGCTTTCGCCGCCACACCGGCTCCGCCAGCAACTGTTAGCCAGTTACGCTGGAAAAATCGGGTGCTGCTGGTAACCGCGCCGGATGCTGCCGACGCCGCCGCTGCCGACCAGCGCCGCATCTTCGCCGCGATGAGCGAAAGCAGCGACGACCGTGACCTCGTGCTGGTCGAGGTGCTCGGCACCGCGGTGCGCGGCGCGTCCGACGGTGCCGCCGGCTTACGGCGGGCCTACCACCTGCCGGTCGATCGCTTTACCGTGATCCTGATCGGCAAGGACGGTGGCGAAAAGCTCCGCGCGCAGGCCCCGCTTTCGTTTGCGACCTTGAGCCGGACGATCGATGCGATGCCGATGCGCCGCAACGGCGAACGCTAG